Genomic DNA from Peribacillus simplex NBRC 15720 = DSM 1321:
TGGTTATTTTAAACAAGTATATGTTTTTTTATTATTATTCTAGCCTTTGGCTCTGCATTATCCTGGGGACTAGGTACGGTTTTTATTAAGAAAACAAGTGATCGTGTTGACTCCATTTGGATGGTTACATTACAACTTATTATGGGAGGTCTTTTTTTATTAATAGTAGGTACAAGTGTCGAAAGCTGGTCAAATATCCAATGGGAAATGCCGTTTATAATAAATTTACTCTTCATCTCTTTCTTTGTAATTGCATTTGGGTGGCTTGCATTCTTTACACTTGTAAATTCAGGAGACGCGAGCAAAGTTGGTTCTTTTACGTTTCTCATCCCACTTATCGCTATCCTTTTCAGTTCTTTTTTGTTGCATGAAAATATTGCACTAAATTTATTAGTTGGTCTTTTGCTTATTTTGATTAGTATTTTGTTTGTAAACATCAAGCTAAAATCACAGACTATACCCGAATCAAATCTCTAAAATAAAGGGTGTTTTCGAAAAGATTATGGCTAATAAATAAATATAAAAGGCGTACATCGTGTACGCCTTTTGTTATTTATTCATTTTCTGAACCAGCGAATAAAAACTTATACTGCCGTATAACCGCCGTCTACAATAAGGCTTGTGCCTGTAACAAAAGATGCATCGTCACTTGCAAGGAAGAGAACAGCTTTCGCCACTTCTTCCGCTCTTCCTAAACGGCCGATTGGATGTAAATCGATCAAACCTTGTCTTATTTCACCTTGTGCTTCCGCAATAAGTGGTGTATCAATATATCCTGGGCAAACTGCATTGACACGAATGCCATCTTTGGCATAAGTCGAACCTAACGTTTGTGTTAATAGTTTGACCCCGCCTTTCGCAGCAGAATAGGCTGTTACCCCCGGTTTCCCTGCATGACTATGGATGGAGCCTGTATTGACAATGGCGCCGCCAGTAGATTGTTTTTGCATTTGCTCTATCGCATATTTATCGGATAGGAAGACACCGGATAAATTAATATCAATTGTTTTTTGCCATTGTTCATAGCTTAACTCATGGATGTTTCCGTCTCTTGCAATCCCTGCGTTTGCGAACATGATATCCAGTTTTCCATATTTGTTAACCGTCTCTTCGATCATATTCTTTACGTCATTTTCATTCGTCACGTCAGTTTTAACAAAAAGAGTATCATACCCTTTTCCATTTAACTCATCTGATACAGCTTGTCCATGATCAGCAAAATCGGCAATGACCACCTTTGCTCCTTCTTCTGCAAATAATTGAGCCGTACTTGCACCAATTCCGCTTGCTCCCCCTGTTACGATCGCCACTTTATTTTCCAATCTCATATTTAAACACTCCTTGGTTTTAGTTTTTTATATCCGCTAGAATAGTAGGCATTTTAGCGAGCAGTTGCTCCGCCATCTATCACAAATTCGGTACCCGTCGTATAGGAAGATTCGTCCGAGGCAATGAAAAGCACTGTATTCGCCACATTGTTGACGCTGCCCAGATGTCCCAACGGGAATTCTTTACCCAATTCATCTTTTGAACTGCCCGTTTGTTCAGATGCATAGTCCGCCATCCCGGTATCGATATATCCTGGATGAATCGAGTTTACACGGACCCCTTTTGAAGCATACTCGATAGCAGCATCTTTAGTCATTGTCCGGACCGCTCCCTTGCTTGCACCGTATAAAACATGACCAGGGGCTCCAATCAAGCCTGCTATGGAAGAAGCGTTTATGACTGAACCTTTATTTTGTTTCGCCATCAGTGGCATAATATGCTTCATTCCCAGGAATACGCCGGTCACGTTTATCGACATGAGACGATTCCACTCCTCCAGTTCAATCTCCGCAACCGGTTTAATGATATAAATACCCGCATTGTTGAACAGAACATCCACCTTATCAAAAGTATCGATCGTTTCCTTTGCAACCTTTTTCCAATCTTCTTCATTGCTGACATCATGACGGATGAACAGGGCCTCCCCGCCGATTGCCTGAATGTCTTTCACAGCTTGATCACCGGATTCCTGGTTTATGTCTGTGATGACGATTTTTGCTCCCTCCCTAGCAAATAGCAAAGCTGTTTCTTTCCCGATTCCAGTACCCCCGCCTGTAATGATTGCCACTTTGTTTTCAAGTCTCATGATTTCATCAGATCTCCTTTACTTATTTTACTGATACTGCCAACCTTAGAGGTTCTCACTAGACAAGTATTCCTATACAAGTAAATAAAGCTGACTTTAACAATTGTCCACCCCTTTAAATGGAATGCCGCTAAAAAAGCTTCATTGTCTGTCTATGCCTTTATTTTACTCCTCGTAATTTGAAATACTATCCTATAATATGCTGTATAATAATTGGGTAAGTATCCCCCTTATATAGGGTTATTTTGTTTAAGGAGAAGAGACTCGTATGACCCAGCACTCTCATGCTTATGAAGAGATATCGTTTCAGCAATTCATCTTATTCATAAAAAGCCATAACAAACAGATTGAAGAAAATATCAATATTTATTTAAATCTAGAGCCCCTTATATTAGAAAATGAACGGAAGGTGATACAAACATTACTGGAATCATTTCTACTATTTTTATCCGCTCCAAAAATCGAAGACATAAATGAAACGTACGATAAGTATCTGGAAACTTGGCTTCAATCACATTTACCCATTTTAAATGTGAACCATTTCAGCATGTTCCGATTAATCTTTGAAAAGTCCATCGTTACCTTAATGGCCAACCTGAAACATGCCCATACCATTTCCATTCTAATGTTCTTATTATCCATTTTCTCTCATCTCATCCATAGCTATAACAAATGGATGGATGTCGAACCAATGCAACTTTCAAAAACCCACGAAGAAAATGCTGAACTTAAAAGGCTGCAACTATTAGACCAGTTGGATGAGCTTCTAATTAACTCATCAGGAATTAAGGATTTTGCTCATATCCTAAAAAAATGTGAAGAGTTCTTTCACTATAAAAGATGTGTTTTTTATGCTTATATTCCTTGGTCCAATCAATTTTATGGCACCATTGGATTGGAGCTGCCTAAGGTTCAAAGCATGAGAGGACAACTCAGCTTGAAGCAATCCTTTGTTTTCAATTCAAAAAAGCCTGTATTTTTAAAGAATCCCAATCATTATATTAAAAAGGAACATATAGCCTTGTTTAATCTTTCATCTGTTATATTTGTGCCGATTGTTCATGACCAGCAAGTTTTTGGCTGGCTGACCTTTGATCAATTAGGAGAGGAATTCGATTATTCAAAAGATGAACTAACTTTACTTGAACAGGTCGGAAAACGGTTAGGCTTATATTTATCAAGAAAGGATGATGAGGTATCCATTGATATAGATCTACAATTGACGGAACGGGAATCCATGGTTTTAAATTTGCTGGCGGAGGGGTTTAACAATAAAAAGATGGCCGAATTATTGCAATTAAGCGAGCATACTATAAGGGATTATATAAGCAGTTTAATGACAAAGTTTAAAGCCAAGAACCGTACACAAGTCGTAGTCTATGGATTTCGTTTTGGTCTATTAAAGTAAAATCTGATTTCCTTTAATCGTTATGTAAGTCAAAATAAATCCTTACATAGTTAGTTGTTGAATATATCATTTACAGTGGCTGCCATATCATAATCATTGGAAACGACTTTGAAGAAAGATTCTGTCATGGCAGCCTGCGATCCACTTCTGTAGGTATCAATTCATGTACTCATATTTATAATCGCCTGTTTTTTTAATAGTAACGTCCACCTGAATATTACGAATGGATTCTTCATTAAGGCTAAAATCCTCTTTAGAAACTTCTTTCCATTTTTTCAAATCCTTTCTGTAGATAACTCCTTCTAAATTATAGATGTCTATATTTTTTTTAAGAGCATATTTGTAAGTATCCCTAATTTCTTTCTCTAATGCCCTCTGTATTTTTTCTTTAAGGTGGGTTAAGGAGATGTTTTCTTCCATATCCATTACGGCACCTTCTACTTCAATTGAAATATCGAATTCGACTTCATCATTTACATTGATTGGCTTTATATTGAATTTTGGCCTCATTAGCGATATTTGAACATAGTTGTTTTTGTTGATTTTTATTCCAATCGGGGACCTTACCGTTGATTTTGTTAACCATCTCATCCCCCCAAGATGTTTATTTGCTATCTCCCCCTTTAGCTGATTATTTTTAATAAAATAGGCCCCTGATAGTTTTACGGTGTTCTGTGTTTTTTCTTTTGCTTTCCATACCTCAGTTTTTAACGAAATCTTCGGTAGTTTTATTGTCATTCCTGTTTCATAATTTTGCGTATAAAATCTTTGGATCCGGATGGGTTCGACAAAGGATCTTAATTTATAAATATCCTTCGGATTGAAAATGCTTGTTTGCACTGATGAGCCGAATAGACTATTGACAAAGAGAATCTTTTCTAAGGAATCATCGGTTCCATATAACCAAGTTGTTTCCCTAATTTGTTGAAATCTTAAAATGGGATCATTTACGTTTACCAATCCATGTTTTAGTAAGCTTTCAGAGAAAATGATCAATTTAACATGAGCCCAATAAATATACTGGTTTGACCTTTTATAAATGTCATTCATGGCCTCGTTCATTGTTTTCCCTCGCCCTTTGGCGACCCAAACAGGTGTTGGTTTTGGTTCCAAGCCTTCTTGTTTAGCCACACCTGCAAAAGACGTCACCTGCACATAAATGACATACTGACCATTTTGATAATCTATACCCATTGCACTTATATATTGAATATCTTGAATATCCTTGGTATCCCAGCAGCCACTTAAAAGAGCAAGGCTCAATACAAATAGTATAATTCTAAGGATCATTTTCATTAGCGATTTCCTTTTGTTCTGTCCTTAGTTTTCAGCATTTCGGCTCGTTTCTTTCTAAAGAGATATGGCTTCACAAAGACACCGCCCCCTAGAAGATCTTTCAAGGATAGTGGTGATATAGGCGCTAAGTAGGGTAAACCATAAATCTGCAGCCTTGATAAATAAAGGACAATAGAGAATACACCGAGAAAGAATCCGAATAAACCTAAAACAGAAGAGAGAAATAATACAAAAAACCTGGCCATGCTTACAATTCCACCTAAAGATTGATTGATTAATGTATAGGTGGCTACCGCAGTAGTACCTGCCACCACCAACATCGTCGGGGATGTAATCCCGCCCCTAATTGCCGCATCACCTATAATTAATCCACCCACAACAGCCAGTGATTGACCGATTGCTTTTGGGAGTGTGATCCCTGCCTCCCGAAACAACTCAAATAAACCCAAAATCAAGAAAGCCTCTTGTTGAGGTGATATAGGCAACCCAAATCTAGATACGGTTATCGTCGCCAAAAATGGAAAGGGGAGCTGGTCTAATTGAAATGATATTAGTGCTATATAAAAACCTGGCAGAAATATTGATACCACCAGTCCGATAATGCGAAAGAAATATTCGAAATTTGTATAGTAAGATGGAGTATGACGATCTTCCGCGGCTTTTAACAAGAGTGTAATATTACCTGGCCCAATTAAGACTGTTGGTGACCCATCCACTAAAATGGCAAAGCGCCCATTATTTAAACTGGCTACAGCATAATCCGGCCTCCCTGTATAATCAAATAACGGGATCAGGTTGAACTTACTGCCTGATAAAAATTCTTCAAGTTCAGTAGTTCCCAACAAGATATCTGTGTTTATTGAGGAGATTTTCCTTTTTACTTTTTCAATGGTTTCTGGATTTACAACATCCTTCACATATAATAAATTGATTTTTGTCTTGCTCCTTTTGCCAATGGTAAATGCTTGATTTTCGAGTGATGCAGTTTTATATCTTTTTCTGATCAACCCTAAATTAACAGAGATATCTTCAATAAATCCATCACGTGGACCTCGGATGGAAATTTCACTACTTGTTTCCTCGGGACTTCGATTCGGGATGCTTGGTAGGGAAAACATGAATAATAATTCCAATTCTTCAAATAGCATCAGGACCATCCCGGAAAATACGTTTTCCTCCACATTTTCTTTTAAAGTGGAGGAAGGGAAAACCCTACTGACTTTAAATTCGTCTTGCGGATCCTCTATAACCTCTTCTTCCTTCAGTTTAGAATTTATGAATACACTACCTTCAAGCCGTGCTACTGATTCCCACAACTTTTTGACATCGACCAACACCTCTGAATAAATCAAAGTGCAAATAAGGGGCGGATCGGTTTTCCCTTCAGATGTAATGGTATGCTTTTTGAATTTTACATCCGAGCTCATTCCGAATAATTCATTGAAATACTCCGTCTTTAGTTGGATCTCCGAAGAACTCCCCTTATTTACCTTGTTCAATAGAGGCTCCATTCTTTTTCACCCTTTCTTTCAAAAAAATGACCATGTTAATAAAAAAGGTTATAACCAAAATGCTAATCACACTCAATTTAAAATAATATCGTTCCGTAAAATTCCTGTATGCTGGAATGTCGATTGGTATACAAAGCGCAATGATTAAGGAGACTGATATAGCAAGCAATACAATATTTTTTATTTTCCTTGATTTAATTTGAAACAGTTCCCCCATTAGGAATATCGATAACGATACACGGATAAATGCACCTGAAAGCCATTGGTATATTGATAAAAAATCCAGCCGGTTCAAATACTTACCCATGGTTAGTAACCGCCATTGAGCGTATGCAGGATTGCTGATTTTTGCAGCCTGTACCGGACCAAACTCTGTAATAGAGCCTATTATGGGTCCCATACTGATAAACAAAAGAAATAAACCTAAAAAAAGTAAACTCCTGAACTTTATTTCTGTCTTTACAAACTGTTGAATCAAAACGAGAAGAAATATCTCTGTAAAACCTCCACCTAGTATTACGACCCCGTCCCAAACAGGTGTAATTCCATTTTCAAAAATAGGGAAAAGCAAGGAGTAATCCTTATACTGTATATTTGCCGTCATTATCATAAATCCAAGTGCCACAACAAGGGGTAAAACCAATCCTCCGGCAATGGCTATTGTTTTGATTCCAGCCTCTGCAGCAATAAAACATAGGATGATGAAAGGTATAAATAATATATATTCTGGCGTTTGAATCATATAAGTACTGTTTACCCAGGAAAATGTGCTATATAAAGTGACAAACAAGTTTAATAAAATATAGAAGAAAAGAAGGATTTTTATGGACCAGGCGGCGAGCGGGTGACTGTGAGTATGAAGCCAGCCAATGATATGCTGCTGTTTTGTTTTATTTATGATCCAATAAACCATGGGAAGCCATAAAAGAAAAAGCATCCCGGTGACTAAATTACTGATCCATGAATCTCTTCCGGATGCCCCAAGCAGTGAAGGCAAAACGATAACATGGTTCATCAACCCAATAGATAGAATCAGCACCATTGTCGCTTGAAAAGTAGATATACTTTTTATCATGTGACACATCCCCTCTCTTTTAATATGAGGAGGCATTTTTGTTTTTATTCATACGGTGCATCAATTCTTTAATGGACAGATAGGTATTTGAACGTCCCCTCCCGTCAAGAAGCTCCGCTGAATCAACTGCCATTTATGGCTTTGCGATAAATAATTTAGAGAGACATTTTTTGTTTACAAATCAGAAAAGTTTTGTACGGTTTCATCGAACGCCCAACAGGCACCAGCTGTTTTTTAGCTGGTGCCTGTTTGCATTTCTCCCTTATATTGTATCCTCCCAGTTTGATTGATACTTTAAGATGTTAGCTTTGTAGGTTCTTCATTGATAGTTTTTTCTATACTGCTGCTTCCTGCCTGATCCTCTTTTATCCATTTAATGAGCGATATCGATGCCATCGCCATTATTAAGATGAGTGGAACGGAAGTAATGACTACTACTGATTGAAGAGCATGAAGTCCTCCACCGAACATCATGGAAAACGCTACAAGCTCTATGACCAATGCCCAAAATATTTTGTGCCATCCAGCTGGCTCTTGATCTATTGACAACTTTTTTGATGCTGCGCTTGCTAATGTGAATGATGAAGAGTCTAGTGTAGCAGAAAGAAAAATAAGGGTGATAATCATAATCGCAAGCAAGGCTACACTGCCGCCGGGAAGCCCCTGGTAAATGGCAGCAATGGCTGCTTCCCCACCTTTTTTCTCTAATATGTCAATGACAGGAACAAGTTTATTAAGTTCAAAGTAAAGACCTGTATTACCCATGATGGAAAACGCCGCCCAACACCCTACTGTTCCTCCAATACATTCAGCAAAAATGACTTGTCTTATCGTTCTTCCTTTCGAGATTTTCGCTACAAATATGCCCATATAAGGAGCACAAGCAAACCACCAGGCCCAGTAGAATATCGTCCAAGCTTCTGGAAAGCCAGAATTGGCAACAGAGTCGGTGTAGAAACTCATACGAAAGAAATTCTGTAACAAAATCCCAACGCTATCCGTGAATCTGGATATTATAAACAAAGTTGGACCAGCTAAAAGAACGAATGCAGAAAGTGCTAAAAAAAGGTACGTATTGATGTTAGCTAATCTTTTCAGGCCCTTTTTCAGACCAAAATACGTGCTAACACAGAAGATTAATGTCAAGACTACTATTAGCGACATATCTAACATAAAGCTTCGTGGTATATTAAATAATTCAGAAATACCTTCAGAAATCATCGGAAGTCCCAAGCCTAGAGCAGCTCCTATTCCTCCAACCAGGCCAACCATGAAAAAAACGTCAATCGCTTTTCCTAACCAGCTATTTGCTCCCTTTTTGAGAACACCTTCACACGCTGTACTCAATTTCACACTCGGATTTTTCCTCACATATAAGTTATAGGCAATCGGCAAAGCAGGTAGACAATATAGTACCCATGCACTAAAGCCCCAATGAAATAATCCATATGTAGACGCCCAATCTGCCGCAGCCGCTG
This window encodes:
- a CDS encoding spore germination protein translates to MEPLLNKVNKGSSSEIQLKTEYFNELFGMSSDVKFKKHTITSEGKTDPPLICTLIYSEVLVDVKKLWESVARLEGSVFINSKLKEEEVIEDPQDEFKVSRVFPSSTLKENVEENVFSGMVLMLFEELELLFMFSLPSIPNRSPEETSSEISIRGPRDGFIEDISVNLGLIRKRYKTASLENQAFTIGKRSKTKINLLYVKDVVNPETIEKVKRKISSINTDILLGTTELEEFLSGSKFNLIPLFDYTGRPDYAVASLNNGRFAILVDGSPTVLIGPGNITLLLKAAEDRHTPSYYTNFEYFFRIIGLVVSIFLPGFYIALISFQLDQLPFPFLATITVSRFGLPISPQQEAFLILGLFELFREAGITLPKAIGQSLAVVGGLIIGDAAIRGGITSPTMLVVAGTTAVATYTLINQSLGGIVSMARFFVLFLSSVLGLFGFFLGVFSIVLYLSRLQIYGLPYLAPISPLSLKDLLGGGVFVKPYLFRKKRAEMLKTKDRTKGNR
- a CDS encoding Ger(x)C family spore germination protein, giving the protein MKMILRIILFVLSLALLSGCWDTKDIQDIQYISAMGIDYQNGQYVIYVQVTSFAGVAKQEGLEPKPTPVWVAKGRGKTMNEAMNDIYKRSNQYIYWAHVKLIIFSESLLKHGLVNVNDPILRFQQIRETTWLYGTDDSLEKILFVNSLFGSSVQTSIFNPKDIYKLRSFVEPIRIQRFYTQNYETGMTIKLPKISLKTEVWKAKEKTQNTVKLSGAYFIKNNQLKGEIANKHLGGMRWLTKSTVRSPIGIKINKNNYVQISLMRPKFNIKPINVNDEVEFDISIEVEGAVMDMEENISLTHLKEKIQRALEKEIRDTYKYALKKNIDIYNLEGVIYRKDLKKWKEVSKEDFSLNEESIRNIQVDVTIKKTGDYKYEYMN
- a CDS encoding LuxR C-terminal-related transcriptional regulator, producing MTQHSHAYEEISFQQFILFIKSHNKQIEENINIYLNLEPLILENERKVIQTLLESFLLFLSAPKIEDINETYDKYLETWLQSHLPILNVNHFSMFRLIFEKSIVTLMANLKHAHTISILMFLLSIFSHLIHSYNKWMDVEPMQLSKTHEENAELKRLQLLDQLDELLINSSGIKDFAHILKKCEEFFHYKRCVFYAYIPWSNQFYGTIGLELPKVQSMRGQLSLKQSFVFNSKKPVFLKNPNHYIKKEHIALFNLSSVIFVPIVHDQQVFGWLTFDQLGEEFDYSKDELTLLEQVGKRLGLYLSRKDDEVSIDIDLQLTERESMVLNLLAEGFNNKKMAELLQLSEHTIRDYISSLMTKFKAKNRTQVVVYGFRFGLLK
- a CDS encoding SDR family NAD(P)-dependent oxidoreductase; this translates as MRLENKVAIVTGGASGIGASTAQLFAEEGAKVVIADFADHGQAVSDELNGKGYDTLFVKTDVTNENDVKNMIEETVNKYGKLDIMFANAGIARDGNIHELSYEQWQKTIDINLSGVFLSDKYAIEQMQKQSTGGAIVNTGSIHSHAGKPGVTAYSAAKGGVKLLTQTLGSTYAKDGIRVNAVCPGYIDTPLIAEAQGEIRQGLIDLHPIGRLGRAEEVAKAVLFLASDDASFVTGTSLIVDGGYTAV
- a CDS encoding SDR family NAD(P)-dependent oxidoreductase — its product is MRLENKVAIITGGGTGIGKETALLFAREGAKIVITDINQESGDQAVKDIQAIGGEALFIRHDVSNEEDWKKVAKETIDTFDKVDVLFNNAGIYIIKPVAEIELEEWNRLMSINVTGVFLGMKHIMPLMAKQNKGSVINASSIAGLIGAPGHVLYGASKGAVRTMTKDAAIEYASKGVRVNSIHPGYIDTGMADYASEQTGSSKDELGKEFPLGHLGSVNNVANTVLFIASDESSYTTGTEFVIDGGATAR
- a CDS encoding BCCT family transporter encodes the protein MKQSNVDKAIFWPALAILAALSIPVLLNPKQGTAILGDLHHLIAESLSSLYLWAVVAALGFLIWLAFSKYGKIKFGEPDTKPEFSTFSWLAMLFTAGIGASITYWSAIEWAYYYTAPPFGAEPKTAAAADWASTYGLFHWGFSAWVLYCLPALPIAYNLYVRKNPSVKLSTACEGVLKKGANSWLGKAIDVFFMVGLVGGIGAALGLGLPMISEGISELFNIPRSFMLDMSLIVVLTLIFCVSTYFGLKKGLKRLANINTYLFLALSAFVLLAGPTLFIISRFTDSVGILLQNFFRMSFYTDSVANSGFPEAWTIFYWAWWFACAPYMGIFVAKISKGRTIRQVIFAECIGGTVGCWAAFSIMGNTGLYFELNKLVPVIDILEKKGGEAAIAAIYQGLPGGSVALLAIMIITLIFLSATLDSSSFTLASAASKKLSIDQEPAGWHKIFWALVIELVAFSMMFGGGLHALQSVVVITSVPLILIMAMASISLIKWIKEDQAGSSSIEKTINEEPTKLTS
- a CDS encoding endospore germination permease, which produces MIKSISTFQATMVLILSIGLMNHVIVLPSLLGASGRDSWISNLVTGMLFLLWLPMVYWIINKTKQQHIIGWLHTHSHPLAAWSIKILLFFYILLNLFVTLYSTFSWVNSTYMIQTPEYILFIPFIILCFIAAEAGIKTIAIAGGLVLPLVVALGFMIMTANIQYKDYSLLFPIFENGITPVWDGVVILGGGFTEIFLLVLIQQFVKTEIKFRSLLFLGLFLLFISMGPIIGSITEFGPVQAAKISNPAYAQWRLLTMGKYLNRLDFLSIYQWLSGAFIRVSLSIFLMGELFQIKSRKIKNIVLLAISVSLIIALCIPIDIPAYRNFTERYYFKLSVISILVITFFINMVIFLKERVKKNGASIEQGK